TGTACACCAAGCCCGAATGCTGCCTTTGTGACAAGGCGGAGGCCCTGATTCAAAAGGTTCGCTGCGACCTGAACTTCGCTTTCGAGGCCGTGAACATCCTGGAGCATCCGGAGGCTTATGCGGCCTATGCGCAGCGCATTCCAGTGGTCACCCTGGATGGTGAGGTAGTGCTGGCGGGCAAGGTCAGCGAGTTCTGGCTCCGGCGCGTGCTGGAGGGGGAACGCAATCCCCGGCTGGTCTGACCGGCCGGGGGACCGGTGAGGTCTCTCAGGGCGTCGAACGGGTCTTGGCTGAACTGGAGGCCAGGACAGTATGCACGGTGGCCTCGGCGTCCTCGGCGGAGACCGTCGACATCACGCTGAGTTCCAAGGTCTTGCCTGGGGCCAAGCCTTCCACGGGGGCCGTTTGGGTTTCCACCACGGTGTTGGTCTTGTTCAGCAAGCCCTTGAGTTTGCGAAATTCGATTTTCACCTCACCCCGCAACGTTTCGGTCGGGTTTTCGTTCTTCACTCGCACCGTCACCTGGAGGCGCTTGAGCAGCAGCATCTTCCGGATCACCTGCTTGTCGGTGATTTCCAGGCTCAAGGCCTTGCTCAGGGGAGCGGCCGAGCGGACACTCGAGCCCGGCGCCTGGCCCGCCGGCGCCGTGGTCGCCGGGCCACTGCCGTTCGGCGTCGCGCCCGCAGCCTTGCTGGGCGCCCCCTGACGCTCCAGGGCCTCCGGCGAGACAAATTTGAATTCCAGGGCTTTCTGAGCGCTTCCGGGCAGGGCCGCACTCAACTGGAGCGCCACTTTCGCTTCTTGATTGGCCAGCACCGCGACTGCTCCACTGGCTTCATTGACAACCTTGTCCTGGGCATCGACGGCCACCACGCGCGCCTGGAACTGCCCCACGGGCATCTGGTCGAAGACCAGCGTGTTGGAGGTTTTCAGTTCGCCTGGGGACAGCTTTCGACCGAGAGGCGCAGCCAGGCCCGGTCCATTCAATTCGACCAGCAAGCCTGCCACGCCAGGCGCATCCACCGCATTCAACTGGAGCGACACCTTGCCCGTCGCGGGCAAGGGAGCGGGCACGCCCTGAGCCACCACGGTCTGCGGCGCGGCAGCCACCGGGGCGCTGCGGCGGACCGTCCGGGTCGGCATGGGGCTGTTGGGGCTGGTGCCGCAAGCCGACAGGCTGATCGCCGCGAGCAGCAGCATCGCCACGAGGGTGTTCTTTTGCGTTGCGTGCGCCATGTGCGACTCCATCCTGCCAGTTCCATTCGGGGGATGGGGTCTCTATCGTCCGAGAGGTGGGCTCACGTTCTTATGGCCGCATTAAGCCTCGTTGAAACTTCAGCAATCCTCTCGCTATCGCACTGCCTGAGCGCCCCGGGGGCCAGCTTCACAGCCGTTGAACCCGTTGGTCCGCCTGGGGAGGGGCCCCGGAGCGAGCGAGGGTTGAGCGCGGGGTCGTCAGCGCGTGGTCAGGTTCGCCCAGAGCGTTTGCACATCCGCTCGGCTGGCCGTCGGGGCGGGGTCGCGGCGGGGAAGTACGAGCAGGGCCGTGCTGACGGGGCGCTCGCCTCCATCGGAGGGATGGCCCATGGTGCGTCCGCGCAGCCACATGGTCGTGGAGCCTCCGCCATCCAGGTTCAAGGCCTCCACGCTGCCCAGTTCCTTCAAGGTGCTGGCCAGCTCATGCAGGGTCGCCCCGACGCTATAGCCGGGCAAGCGGCCATCGATGGTCACCAGCAAGATCTGCCGGTCGGCTGTCACACCGATCGCCGTACGAGGCGCCCGTCCGCGCGCCACATCCGCGCGGAAGTGCTGCTGCTTGGCCAGCACCCTCACCTTGCCGTCCTGCAGCAGGGTCGGGCCGCCGCCGAGGGCGTGTTGCGTCTCAGGGGGGAGATTGTGGTCGAGTCGCAGGTTCTGTCCTTCGCCGATCTGGCGCTTGAGCAGATGGGCGGCGCTGCCCTGACCGCTGAGCACGAAGCCACCAGAGGGAATTTCCATGTTGCCGTTGCCAATCGCCACCACCCGTCCGCCTGCGTTGATCGCCAGTTCGTGGCGACTGCCATCGGGAACCGTGCGGGAGCGCAGGCCGAAATGGCTGGTGAAGAGGGTGACGCGGTTTCGCCGGGCCGTTTCATTGACGCCCTGACAGCGGATCAGGGAGCCATCCTCAAGCACGACCTGCGAATGCGGTTTGGCGGTGCGGATGTCGATGCCGCCGTCCTTGTTGAACCAGACGGCTGGGCGGTTCATCATCGTGCGGCTGACCAGCTGCCGATCCAGCACCACCGTGCCCTGGGGCTGCCCGTTGGCGGGCGAGAAAAAGCTACCGTTCACGGCGGCGATCGCCCCGTGCCAGCGCCCAAACTGGCTGACCCGCGAGAGCCCCATGCGCTTGGAGCCGGCCGAGGCGATCGCGGGTTCCAGACGGACTTCGCGCGGATCCAGGGCCAAGGCGCGGATGCGCATGGGACCTTGACTGGTCCAGCGCTGCCCTTCCCACACCTGCACCCCGCGCGTCACGGTTCGGAACACGGGCGTGGCTTTCTGATGGTAGAAGGTCACGGCGATCCCGTTGGGCAGCGTTTCCACTTCCACGGGGGCTGCGAAGCGCCACTCGGCCTGCACGAAGGTTCGGTTTTCAAAGGTATGCACGCGCAAGTGGTGCAGGGCGCCGCGGTGCATGTCGCGGTCCAGGGCAAAGGCCGTGCTGATGTCGCCTTGGGCTTCCATGCTCCAGTTCGACACCCGACTGACGCGTTTGGTGACTTTCGGGTGACGCATGGGGAGGAACAGGCGGGTCTTGTGGCCGTCGACGGTGACGGCCGGCCCCGGTTTGGCAGCGGCTTGTGCGGGGGCGGCAGCCAGCAAGCACATACCGGCCAGCAACAGGCCCAGCGTGATCCGGCTCAGCGCTCGCACGCGTCGGTCCATCGACGGGAGGCAAGGGGCCTGGCTTTCGGCGCGAAGTCCGGTGAGGCACATCGTAGCCATGGAAGATCCTCCGGGCGGGAAGTGCAGATCCGGTCTACTTCATTCATACCCGCTGGAGAAGCCCCTAAACGTGATATGGCGCACATTTGCGCCATTTAGAGAGACGACTTCCAGCGGAGCAGAGGCGGTGACCGTGGTCGGGCCACTATGCCACGCGCGCGCGACGGGGCCACGCGCCGCGTGGACGAGGATGTCCGGGCCAAATACCCTAGCGCCGCCCCGGAATGAGGCGGCGCAGAGGCGATAGGTAGAGCCAGGCTTCGACCTATCGCTTCGGGGGCTTCGTGGGGTTGATCTCGAAGGCGAGCGGAGGCGCCCACTGTGGCGGTTCGTCGGGTGGTGGGTCCATGGGACCGCGAGGCTTCGTTTCGAAGACGAAGGCCGGACTCAATACCTTGCTCACGAACTTGTCTCCCTCGTACAGGTAGATTGCGATGTACGCGGAGATTTTGGTGGCGGGTGGCAACCACGTGTAATCGTGGACGTGGCGATGGTTCGAGGTCCAGAGTTCCTCCGCCACCGGGATTTCGTTGGGATCGTCCGTGACCTTGGTGTAAATTCGGGCGCTGACGGCATGGTTGGCCTGAAACGTCATGCGCGCGGAACTCGAGGTCAGGTTGGAGATCGTGGTCTCAAGGACTCTCAGGGCCGGGGTCATGTCAGAGATAATGCCGGTCGGATATTTCTGTTCTTGCATATCGAACGCTTCGATCACGTAGTGGTAAGTGGTTCCGGGCACCAGGTCCGGAACCCGGATCTGATGGCCGGTGGCCCAGCGGTCGGTGCGCGGCGTGATCTGAGTCAGGTTGGCCTTGTCCGTTCCGTAGCGAACCTGGACCTGGGACGGGAAGGTCGTGGTGCAGAAGACGTTGGCGTCCGTCACGGAGGAGAACACGCCCGTCTTCAAGAAGGCGAAGCGCTTGGTGCGGAAGGTCCCCGTCCGCTTCGGCAGGGTCCCCCCGTCCTCGGCGGTGCCCCCGATCTCATAAAAATAAGTCGAATCAGGTTGCAGGTCCGTCAGGTAGTGCAGGTGGCTTTGCAACAGCTCCGTGCGCGAGGCCGGGAGGTCGCTCAGTGCCGTGGCACTGCGTCCAATCTTGATCACGCCCTGGGTCGCGGGCGTGGTGGTCCAGCTCAGCTTGACGGAATAGGTGCCTGGTTCCGCGACAAAAGTCCCAAACACCGGTCCGCTGGTGGTGAAGGACGCGACCGGACTGTTGGTGACCTTGCCACCTGCGTCGCGGGCTGTGATGCGGTAATGGTAGCGCGTGTTGGGGGTCAGGTTGTTTGCGTAAAACAGCAGTTTGCTACCCAGGGCCCCCACCGTGAGCGGGGCGCTCAAGTCGGGCTTGAGGCTGATGGTGCAAGAAGCCGCCACCGGCTCGTTGCTTTCTGCCACCACCTCGACAAACCTGCTGCTGGGTGAGGCCTTGATGCGCGAGAGCGCAGGCGGCGCGTCCACCGGGGTCGCCTTCAAGGCCTTCAGGACATCCAGGCGCTTGATAGCGGTGTTTCCCGTGAAGTTCTTGACCGCCGCGCCGGTGGTCTTCAGTGCCTTTTCCACTTGCTCTGCGCTCCACTGGGGCTGGGCCGAAAACAACAGAGCCGCCGCGCCCGCCACCAGGGGGGCTGCCATGCTGGTCCCCGAATTCAGCACATAACCATCCGAGGGCCCCCCGCCCGGCGCCGGTAAACTCGGGAAGGTGCTGAGGATGCCAAGGCCCGGGGCGGCTCGACGGTGCGGCCGTAGTTCGAGAAGGTGGCCCTGGCATCGTCACTCGCGGTGGCACCGACG
This sequence is a window from Candidatus Sericytochromatia bacterium. Protein-coding genes within it:
- a CDS encoding glutaredoxin family protein gives rise to the protein MIPQLVLYTKPECCLCDKAEALIQKVRCDLNFAFEAVNILEHPEAYAAYAQRIPVVTLDGEVVLAGKVSEFWLRRVLEGERNPRLV
- a CDS encoding phosphodiester glycosidase family protein, with product MATMCLTGLRAESQAPCLPSMDRRVRALSRITLGLLLAGMCLLAAAPAQAAAKPGPAVTVDGHKTRLFLPMRHPKVTKRVSRVSNWSMEAQGDISTAFALDRDMHRGALHHLRVHTFENRTFVQAEWRFAAPVEVETLPNGIAVTFYHQKATPVFRTVTRGVQVWEGQRWTSQGPMRIRALALDPREVRLEPAIASAGSKRMGLSRVSQFGRWHGAIAAVNGSFFSPANGQPQGTVVLDRQLVSRTMMNRPAVWFNKDGGIDIRTAKPHSQVVLEDGSLIRCQGVNETARRNRVTLFTSHFGLRSRTVPDGSRHELAINAGGRVVAIGNGNMEIPSGGFVLSGQGSAAHLLKRQIGEGQNLRLDHNLPPETQHALGGGPTLLQDGKVRVLAKQQHFRADVARGRAPRTAIGVTADRQILLVTIDGRLPGYSVGATLHELASTLKELGSVEALNLDGGGSTTMWLRGRTMGHPSDGGERPVSTALLVLPRRDPAPTASRADVQTLWANLTTR
- a CDS encoding S8 family serine peptidase, with the protein product MLNSGTSMAAPLVAGAAALLFSAQPQWSAEQVEKALKTTGAAVKNFTGNTAIKRLDVLKALKATPVDAPPALSRIKASPSSRFVEVVAESNEPVAASCTISLKPDLSAPLTVGALGSKLLFYANNLTPNTRYHYRITARDAGGKVTNSPVASFTTSGPVFGTFVAEPGTYSVKLSWTTTPATQGVIKIGRSATALSDLPASRTELLQSHLHYLTDLQPDSTYFYEIGGTAEDGGTLPKRTGTFRTKRFAFLKTGVFSSVTDANVFCTTTFPSQVQVRYGTDKANLTQITPRTDRWATGHQIRVPDLVPGTTYHYVIEAFDMQEQKYPTGIISDMTPALRVLETTISNLTSSSARMTFQANHAVSARIYTKVTDDPNEIPVAEELWTSNHRHVHDYTWLPPATKISAYIAIYLYEGDKFVSKVLSPAFVFETKPRGPMDPPPDEPPQWAPPLAFEINPTKPPKR